The Nitrospirota bacterium genome has a window encoding:
- a CDS encoding class I SAM-dependent methyltransferase yields the protein MALRSSPHDSTTQVVLQTIAAYERSAGDCLARWSKRRLRRPPLLTEWLRHLPVDARLLDLGCGGGQDASNLRRRGYRVVGLDRTKALLAEGRCRDPSLPLVLADLRQLPFQAMSFDGLWAAASLMHLPKPVARRVLIDLCRLVRPGGFLAATVTYGMKSGIVTDGWVPGRYFARWRKDELARAVRRAGWEILELKIITNCERKGRWLNLLAQKLG from the coding sequence ATGGCGCTTCGCAGCTCACCTCACGATAGCACAACTCAAGTGGTCTTGCAGACGATCGCCGCCTATGAACGGTCCGCTGGGGATTGTCTGGCTCGTTGGAGCAAGCGAAGGCTTCGCCGCCCTCCGTTACTGACTGAATGGCTCAGGCATCTCCCCGTCGATGCGAGGCTGCTGGATCTCGGTTGCGGGGGAGGGCAGGACGCGAGCAATCTTCGCCGGCGCGGCTATCGTGTTGTCGGTTTGGATCGTACCAAGGCGTTGCTCGCGGAGGGACGATGCCGGGATCCTTCGTTGCCGTTAGTCCTGGCCGATCTCCGCCAGCTCCCATTTCAAGCGATGTCGTTCGACGGCCTCTGGGCCGCCGCTTCGCTGATGCATCTCCCGAAACCGGTTGCACGGCGGGTCCTGATCGACCTGTGCCGTCTTGTTCGTCCAGGCGGCTTCTTGGCCGCGACGGTGACCTATGGCATGAAGAGCGGCATCGTGACGGACGGGTGGGTTCCCGGGCGCTACTTCGCTCGCTGGAGAAAGGACGAACTCGCTCGTGCGGTTCGGCGCGCCGGATGGGAAATCCTTGAACTAAAAATAATAACGAACTGCGAGCGTAAGGGACGGTGGCTGAATCTCCTTGCGCAGAAACTAGGCTAG
- a CDS encoding AAA family ATPase has product MALSTSVHDLRTLIRSYHPLIVIETVEEERVLTLLQSVAAQERMPLFEWSVTRGLTRTDDSPSLSKMTATPLALLQHLNGLTVEGIFWLKDLAPHLQEAAVARQLREVSQHFGRSRATSVLTGHPIALPLDLEQIAVRLDLQLPDRDELQSMLQSALQSLGPRTSPHRPRSTTVVQSILRSISDSKPADQGASADERDAILRALQGLTLHQARQVITQCVVEDGTLSADDVQKILKRKVQAIKDGGLLEYYPLEDNRFELGGFVNLKSWLERAKVGFTSEAKALNLAPPRGIMLVGVPGCGKSLAAKAIAREWQLPLLKLDAGRLFDKFVGESEKNFRKAIETAESLSPIVLWIDEIEKAMASGGGSGEADAGLSRRLFGAFLTWLQEKKQEVFVVATANNLSLLPPELLRKGRFDEIFFVDLPDDGEREAIWNIHLALRKQNSTAFDVGKIVSASDGFSGSEIEQAVVAALYRALHRRTPLTTDLLIEELTHTVPLSVTRREDIDQLREMAQGRFVNVR; this is encoded by the coding sequence ATGGCTCTATCAACCAGTGTCCACGATCTCCGCACCCTGATCCGCTCGTACCATCCCCTGATCGTCATCGAGACGGTGGAAGAAGAGCGGGTGCTCACCTTGCTGCAATCCGTGGCCGCGCAAGAACGCATGCCCCTCTTCGAATGGTCCGTCACCAGAGGGCTCACCCGCACCGACGACAGCCCCAGCCTGAGCAAGATGACCGCCACCCCGCTGGCCCTCCTGCAGCACCTCAACGGGTTGACCGTGGAAGGAATCTTTTGGCTCAAAGACCTTGCGCCCCACTTGCAAGAGGCGGCTGTTGCGCGGCAGTTACGGGAAGTCAGTCAACACTTTGGCCGGTCACGTGCGACCTCTGTGTTGACCGGCCATCCGATCGCCCTGCCGCTCGACCTCGAACAGATCGCCGTGCGGCTCGACTTGCAACTGCCGGATCGAGACGAACTCCAATCCATGCTCCAGAGCGCACTGCAGTCGCTCGGTCCCAGAACCTCGCCCCATCGCCCGCGATCGACCACCGTCGTACAAAGTATTCTCCGCTCCATCAGCGACTCCAAGCCGGCGGACCAGGGCGCCTCGGCGGACGAGCGTGACGCCATCCTTCGCGCGTTACAGGGGCTGACGCTCCATCAGGCGCGCCAGGTCATCACGCAATGCGTCGTCGAAGACGGCACCCTCTCCGCCGACGACGTACAAAAGATTCTGAAGCGCAAGGTACAGGCAATCAAGGACGGCGGACTGCTTGAATATTATCCGCTTGAGGACAACCGGTTCGAACTGGGCGGGTTCGTCAATCTGAAATCCTGGCTGGAACGAGCGAAGGTCGGTTTTACCTCGGAAGCCAAGGCGCTCAATCTCGCGCCCCCTCGCGGCATCATGCTGGTGGGCGTGCCGGGCTGCGGCAAATCGCTTGCGGCGAAGGCGATCGCGCGGGAATGGCAGCTTCCGCTCCTCAAGCTGGACGCAGGCCGGTTGTTCGATAAATTCGTCGGCGAGTCGGAAAAGAACTTCCGCAAGGCGATCGAAACGGCTGAGTCGCTCTCGCCCATCGTCCTCTGGATCGATGAAATCGAGAAGGCGATGGCCTCAGGGGGCGGAAGCGGCGAAGCCGATGCCGGCTTGAGCCGCCGGCTCTTCGGCGCATTTCTCACCTGGCTTCAGGAAAAGAAGCAAGAAGTCTTCGTCGTGGCGACGGCCAACAATCTTTCGTTGCTCCCGCCCGAACTCCTTCGCAAGGGCCGGTTCGATGAAATTTTCTTCGTGGACCTGCCGGATGATGGCGAACGAGAGGCCATCTGGAACATACACCTCGCCCTCCGCAAACAAAACAGCACGGCATTCGATGTGGGAAAAATCGTCAGCGCCAGCGACGGATTCAGCGGCTCGGAAATAGAACAGGCTGTGGTCGCGGCTCTCTACCGCGCCCTCCATCGAAGAACACCGTTAACCACCGACCTGTTGATTGAAGAGTTGACCCATACTGTGCCACTCTCCGTGACCAGGCGCGAAGATATCGATCAGCTTCGGGAGATGGCGCAAGGCCGGTTCGTCAACGTACGGTGA
- the xerD gene encoding site-specific tyrosine recombinase XerD: MMLDPLVERYLRHLRVEGGLSVNTIEAYRRDLSKFHAYVHRTGAVLLQPLTPAMLTGFLHSLQEARLSRASSVRCLSAIRGWFRFLMQERMIEESPAISLPAITRGIRLPKTLSQQDVTALLDLVAIPTLEDRRDRAMVELLYATGLRVSELVMAEVAQVNLDVGYLRVTGKGAKQRLVPMGEGARQLLQEYVGTVRSELLKQRTSRYLFVSRRGGPLTRQAFWKLLRGRAQRAGITQVISPHMLRHSFATHLLEGGADLRSVQVMLGHANIVTTQIYTHVERGRLKRVHDTYFPRTGRRPGQKK; encoded by the coding sequence ATGATGTTGGACCCGCTGGTCGAGCGATACTTGCGCCATCTTCGAGTGGAAGGTGGTCTCTCCGTCAACACGATTGAAGCTTACCGACGCGATCTGAGTAAGTTCCATGCCTATGTGCATCGCACCGGCGCCGTATTGCTTCAACCGCTCACGCCGGCGATGCTGACGGGGTTTCTTCATTCGTTGCAGGAGGCCCGGTTGTCTCGCGCCTCCTCCGTCCGCTGTCTGTCGGCAATCCGCGGATGGTTCCGGTTCCTGATGCAGGAACGAATGATTGAGGAAAGCCCTGCCATCAGTCTGCCTGCGATCACTCGCGGCATTCGACTGCCCAAAACATTGTCGCAGCAGGATGTCACGGCGTTATTGGATCTGGTAGCAATCCCTACTCTTGAAGACCGACGTGATCGTGCGATGGTGGAGTTGCTCTATGCGACGGGGCTGCGCGTGTCTGAATTGGTGATGGCTGAAGTCGCACAGGTGAATCTTGATGTCGGCTATCTCCGGGTCACGGGCAAGGGGGCGAAGCAGCGCTTGGTGCCGATGGGCGAAGGGGCCAGGCAACTGCTGCAGGAGTATGTGGGTACCGTGCGGTCGGAGCTTCTCAAACAACGGACATCGCGGTATCTGTTTGTCTCAAGGCGTGGCGGTCCGCTGACGCGGCAAGCCTTTTGGAAATTATTGCGAGGGCGTGCGCAGCGAGCTGGGATCACACAGGTGATTTCACCGCACATGTTGCGGCATTCGTTTGCCACGCATCTGCTCGAAGGCGGGGCCGACCTTCGCTCTGTGCAGGTCATGCTCGGCCATGCCAATATTGTGACCACGCAGATTTATACCCATGTCGAGCGGGGACGTCTGAAGCGGGTGCATGACACCTATTTTCCCAGGACGGGCCGGCGGCCTGGACAGAAAAAATAA
- the trpS gene encoding tryptophan--tRNA ligase encodes MTSPKKRVLSGMQPSGLLHLGNYLGALENWKGLQNDYQCYFFVADWHALSSNYADTSRIREFVRELLIDWLAAGIDPAKATVFVQSRIPEHAVLHLLLSMMTPVSWLERNPTYKEKQEEITDRDMTTYGFLGYPVLQAADILLYKPDFVPVGKDQLPHLELTRELARRFNSLYKPVFPEPMEQLTKYPKVLGTDGRKMSKSYGNTINLSDAEPVVRQKLKTMVTDPARVRRHDPGNPDLCPVYDFHKIFSLPMIQEQINTECRTAAIGCIDCKKLVADRVVERMTPMWDARAVLSKDPAYLNDIVTEGSRRAGEVAKATLHDVNEAMNISMG; translated from the coding sequence ATGACGTCACCCAAGAAACGAGTTCTCAGCGGCATGCAGCCGAGCGGGCTGCTCCATCTCGGCAACTATCTCGGCGCGTTGGAGAACTGGAAAGGCCTTCAGAACGACTACCAATGCTATTTCTTCGTCGCGGACTGGCATGCACTCTCGTCGAACTATGCCGACACCAGCCGCATCCGTGAATTCGTCCGGGAGTTATTGATCGACTGGCTGGCCGCAGGCATCGACCCCGCGAAAGCGACGGTCTTCGTGCAATCGCGGATCCCCGAGCATGCAGTCTTACATCTCTTGCTCTCGATGATGACGCCTGTCTCCTGGCTGGAGCGGAACCCGACCTACAAGGAAAAGCAGGAAGAGATTACAGATCGCGACATGACCACCTACGGGTTTCTCGGCTATCCGGTCCTTCAAGCCGCGGATATTCTCCTCTACAAACCCGATTTCGTGCCGGTAGGGAAAGACCAACTCCCGCATTTGGAGCTCACCAGAGAACTGGCCCGCCGGTTCAATAGCCTCTACAAGCCGGTGTTCCCAGAGCCCATGGAACAACTGACCAAGTATCCGAAAGTGCTCGGCACGGACGGCCGGAAGATGAGCAAGAGCTACGGCAACACGATCAACCTCTCCGACGCCGAACCGGTCGTGCGCCAAAAACTCAAAACGATGGTCACCGATCCCGCTCGCGTCCGTCGCCATGACCCCGGGAACCCGGACCTCTGCCCTGTGTACGATTTTCACAAAATATTTTCATTGCCGATGATTCAGGAGCAGATTAATACGGAATGCCGGACCGCTGCCATCGGCTGCATCGACTGCAAGAAGCTTGTAGCCGATCGAGTCGTGGAACGCATGACGCCGATGTGGGACGCGCGGGCGGTCCTGAGCAAAGATCCCGCATACCTGAACGACATCGTGACAGAGGGCAGCCGCCGGGCCGGCGAAGTCGCCAAAGCAACCCTCCACGACGTGAACGAAGCGATGAACATTTCAATGGGGTGA
- a CDS encoding site-2 protease family protein translates to MALPLLFAMVLHEYAHGWVAYRCGDSTAKLQGRLTMNPLAHIDPFGTIILPLICLAIPGGFFLGWAKPVPVDPRCMHQPRRDMALVAAAGPAMNLALAIVSALLFAILLSIEPTVGDYWSKSGETGSPDTWRSKLLLPIAVMAVYSVLINVLLMLFNLLPLPPLDGGRILTSLLPPTAAMALMRVEPYGMFVLMGLIILDPQIHLIHTVTGTLTHSLSNTILSTAIGLGTGNTP, encoded by the coding sequence ATGGCGCTCCCACTCCTCTTCGCCATGGTCTTGCACGAATATGCCCATGGGTGGGTCGCCTATCGATGCGGGGATTCCACCGCCAAACTCCAAGGCCGGCTCACAATGAACCCGCTGGCACATATCGACCCATTCGGCACCATCATCCTGCCGCTGATCTGCCTGGCCATACCGGGAGGCTTCTTCCTCGGGTGGGCCAAACCGGTCCCCGTCGACCCCCGCTGTATGCATCAACCACGTCGTGACATGGCACTCGTCGCAGCCGCAGGCCCGGCCATGAATCTCGCGCTGGCCATCGTGAGCGCCCTGCTCTTCGCCATCCTCCTGTCGATCGAGCCCACGGTTGGAGACTACTGGTCCAAGTCGGGAGAGACCGGCTCGCCGGACACCTGGCGCAGTAAACTGCTGCTGCCTATCGCCGTAATGGCAGTCTACTCCGTCTTGATCAACGTGCTCTTGATGCTCTTCAACTTGCTGCCGCTGCCGCCCCTGGATGGCGGAAGGATTCTCACGAGCCTGCTCCCGCCCACTGCAGCGATGGCCCTCATGCGCGTGGAGCCCTATGGCATGTTCGTCCTGATGGGATTGATCATCTTGGATCCACAAATCCACCTCATCCATACCGTCACCGGCACCTTGACCCACAGTCTGTCAAACACGATCCTCTCCACCGCCATCGGTCTCGGCACAGGAAATACACCATGA
- a CDS encoding PilZ domain-containing protein produces MQPRCRLRVPVGYAARIQSDTGAGEGVLLDLSPTGCKMRSDIALNAGAYLTLHIAVAQEPTPLAVEVSVVRWCKDGHIGVEFLRYRQGDRERVTDLVEPLPQTELSAHPDYATSTLTAVSS; encoded by the coding sequence ATGCAACCACGATGTCGTCTTCGAGTGCCGGTCGGCTATGCTGCCCGTATCCAAAGCGATACCGGCGCAGGAGAAGGGGTCTTGCTCGACCTCTCGCCCACGGGCTGCAAGATGCGCAGCGACATTGCGCTGAATGCAGGGGCTTACCTCACATTACACATTGCTGTCGCTCAAGAACCAACCCCCCTCGCAGTGGAAGTCTCGGTGGTGCGCTGGTGTAAAGACGGCCACATCGGCGTAGAGTTTCTTCGGTATAGACAGGGAGACCGTGAACGAGTCACCGACCTTGTCGAGCCCCTGCCACAGACTGAACTATCTGCCCATCCCGATTACGCCACATCGACCTTAACCGCCGTCAGCTCTTAA
- a CDS encoding penicillin-binding protein activator — protein sequence MARPLIATPPQRISPLLACRGLALALACTLFWPMGFALSSAVYAQTGTPATASHPTLNQAKRLIDTERAEEAITLLRRFLTTSPKPDLLDDTYLLLGAALYGSQQYGEALKYLQQLQTEFPESEVSDRGKIMQARTHAAMGNLDLALPILTSLRTLSKDDVTRREALRLSGDFYAQKKDTIHAIQAWLDEMALGTEDQAEDARTRIREFVNETSDRKPLERIRETFPRSFPGDLASLRLIDVYVGRGEEHQAVRQIQQFLSSFPTHPQAAGTSELLTTLQAKLMSHQFFIASVLPLSGKLAPFATETLNGIQLAMEAHKDKAGVPSIGLIVKDSESDRASFLDDFSGLLSNNRLLAVIGPLLSKHLPVMAELAGRAHTPLITPTATVPNVRRLGSYVFSTSLTYQLQAKRIAAYAIGEQGFRRFCILHPDTAYGRELARLFAQEVRQHEGEVIAIESYKEGEADVSAQLKHMKAEDLKRYGLSVPVDQTKLTGKPTKMDRKILYTPGFDAVFIPGRAADAGLIAAQLNFHDMKVPFLGTNGWNSPDFARTADSSIDGAVFVDGFFVDSPNSGVQDFVERYKKRFQTNPTLFAVQGYDAAKLVIDAIRKGATSGEAIRDQLLTQPDLASLTGPAAFGPDGTLNRPLFLMQIKRGRFHQVN from the coding sequence ATGGCCCGCCCGTTGATAGCGACGCCCCCACAGCGCATCTCTCCCCTCTTGGCATGCCGGGGCCTGGCACTCGCCCTTGCCTGCACCCTGTTCTGGCCAATGGGGTTCGCGCTCAGCTCTGCGGTCTATGCCCAAACGGGAACACCTGCCACGGCGAGCCATCCGACCCTGAACCAGGCGAAACGCCTGATCGATACAGAACGGGCGGAGGAAGCCATCACCCTCCTTCGTCGTTTCCTGACGACCTCGCCGAAACCCGACCTGCTCGACGATACCTATCTCCTGCTCGGCGCAGCCCTCTATGGGTCACAACAGTATGGTGAGGCCCTCAAATACTTGCAGCAACTGCAGACGGAGTTTCCTGAGTCCGAGGTCTCAGACCGCGGCAAGATCATGCAGGCCCGTACCCATGCGGCGATGGGCAACCTCGACCTGGCGCTCCCCATTCTGACCAGTCTCCGCACCCTCTCGAAAGATGACGTCACCAGACGCGAAGCCCTGCGCCTAAGTGGGGATTTCTACGCGCAAAAAAAAGACACCATCCATGCCATCCAGGCCTGGCTCGATGAAATGGCGTTGGGCACCGAGGACCAAGCGGAAGACGCGAGGACCCGTATCCGCGAGTTCGTCAACGAGACATCGGACCGCAAACCTCTCGAACGAATCCGGGAAACCTTTCCTCGCAGCTTTCCCGGCGATCTCGCCTCGCTCCGCCTCATCGACGTCTATGTCGGCCGGGGCGAAGAACACCAGGCCGTCCGGCAAATCCAGCAATTTCTCTCAAGCTTCCCGACACACCCGCAGGCGGCCGGCACCTCGGAGCTGCTCACGACACTCCAAGCCAAACTCATGTCCCATCAGTTTTTCATCGCCTCGGTGTTGCCGCTCTCCGGAAAACTCGCTCCCTTTGCCACCGAAACCCTCAACGGCATCCAGTTGGCCATGGAAGCACATAAAGACAAGGCCGGCGTCCCCTCGATTGGTCTCATTGTCAAGGATTCCGAATCCGATCGAGCGTCGTTTTTAGACGATTTCTCCGGACTTCTGAGCAACAATCGCCTCCTCGCCGTCATCGGCCCGCTCTTGTCCAAACATTTGCCAGTGATGGCTGAACTAGCCGGGCGAGCCCACACCCCCTTGATCACGCCGACCGCGACCGTCCCCAACGTCAGGAGGCTCGGCTCCTATGTATTCAGCACCTCGCTCACGTATCAGCTCCAAGCCAAACGCATCGCGGCCTATGCCATCGGGGAACAGGGCTTCCGGCGGTTCTGCATCCTGCATCCCGATACGGCCTACGGCCGCGAATTAGCCAGACTGTTCGCCCAAGAGGTCCGCCAGCACGAAGGGGAAGTGATCGCCATCGAGTCCTACAAAGAGGGCGAGGCCGACGTGAGTGCGCAGCTCAAGCACATGAAAGCCGAAGATCTCAAACGGTATGGTTTATCCGTGCCGGTCGATCAGACCAAGCTGACAGGAAAACCGACCAAGATGGACAGGAAGATTCTCTACACGCCAGGCTTCGATGCGGTCTTTATTCCAGGCCGCGCAGCCGACGCCGGACTCATCGCCGCCCAGCTCAATTTTCACGACATGAAAGTGCCCTTCTTAGGCACCAATGGGTGGAACTCGCCGGACTTCGCCCGCACGGCCGATTCGTCGATCGACGGAGCCGTGTTCGTCGACGGCTTCTTTGTGGACAGCCCCAACTCCGGGGTGCAGGATTTTGTCGAACGATACAAAAAACGATTTCAAACCAACCCGACCCTCTTCGCCGTACAGGGCTACGATGCTGCAAAACTCGTGATCGACGCCATCCGAAAAGGCGCGACCTCCGGCGAAGCCATCCGCGACCAGTTGTTGACCCAACCGGACCTCGCCTCCCTCACGGGGCCGGCGGCCTTTGGACCGGACGGAACCTTGAATCGGCCGCTCTTCCTCATGCAAATCAAACGAGGTCGATTCCACCAGGTAAACTGA
- a CDS encoding PEGA domain-containing protein, translated as MRHGKRWQGGLVLCALVGGLSGCGSWMHSDKQSVTIFTNPPESTVVIDDYLHLTAPGTVTLSRKGNHLAQVVKDGYEPTSFKIDRTWSWWVVGDIFGCFIFFSPICIMNDIDQGGYYTFDDKIYLTLERRIESAPSTSK; from the coding sequence ATGCGGCACGGCAAACGGTGGCAAGGTGGGCTCGTCCTCTGCGCCCTCGTCGGAGGGCTCTCAGGCTGCGGAAGCTGGATGCATTCCGACAAGCAGTCCGTCACCATTTTTACCAACCCGCCTGAAAGCACGGTCGTCATCGACGACTATCTGCACCTCACAGCCCCGGGCACCGTCACGCTCAGCCGCAAAGGCAACCACCTCGCGCAGGTCGTCAAAGACGGCTATGAACCGACCTCCTTCAAAATCGATCGCACCTGGTCCTGGTGGGTCGTCGGAGACATTTTCGGCTGCTTCATTTTCTTTTCCCCCATTTGCATCATGAACGACATCGACCAGGGCGGCTACTATACCTTCGACGACAAGATCTACCTGACGCTTGAACGCCGCATAGAATCTGCCCCATCCACATCGAAATAG
- a CDS encoding SUMF1/EgtB/PvdO family nonheme iron enzyme, which produces MRYSRPGLAAAFALLLIVGNPQAAGAGAKSSPELARHLTGIAALAQPSPLITIPAGPFLLGSKRVDDDPYGHWTQFDDTELPQHRVWMDAYAIDRDEVSLGEYLVFLHQRKLHPSDELQKLIWHVITIHSVTDETLSRWPALYVTWAEAKELCGATGKRLPTEAEWEKAARGPDGNLFPWGQADPDQTRAMFGQHHVHEIPILAAVDSNEAGKSPFGLHHMAGNVAEWVQDWFGFDYYAYMPERNPPGPTSGRYKSLRGGSWRSNPIMLRTATRSGAPMDQRSPAIGFRCAQSPGNKAP; this is translated from the coding sequence ATGCGCTACTCACGTCCAGGGCTCGCAGCCGCATTCGCCCTCCTCCTCATCGTGGGAAACCCGCAGGCCGCGGGAGCCGGAGCGAAATCGTCACCGGAACTGGCTCGCCATTTGACCGGGATCGCGGCACTAGCCCAGCCGTCACCGCTGATCACCATCCCAGCCGGACCGTTCTTGCTCGGCAGCAAACGAGTCGACGACGATCCCTATGGCCATTGGACGCAGTTCGACGATACGGAACTGCCTCAACATCGAGTCTGGATGGATGCCTACGCGATCGATCGCGATGAGGTGAGCCTCGGCGAATATCTCGTATTTCTCCACCAGCGAAAACTTCACCCCTCGGACGAGCTGCAAAAGCTCATCTGGCACGTGATCACGATTCACTCCGTGACAGACGAGACCCTCAGCCGGTGGCCGGCGCTCTATGTCACCTGGGCCGAGGCCAAAGAATTGTGCGGCGCAACAGGCAAACGGCTCCCGACGGAGGCGGAATGGGAAAAAGCGGCGCGAGGACCGGACGGCAATCTCTTCCCCTGGGGCCAAGCCGACCCCGACCAAACCCGCGCCATGTTCGGCCAGCACCACGTCCATGAAATCCCCATTCTCGCAGCCGTGGATTCAAACGAAGCCGGGAAAAGCCCCTTTGGGCTCCATCATATGGCGGGGAACGTCGCCGAATGGGTGCAGGACTGGTTCGGATTCGATTACTACGCCTATATGCCGGAGCGTAATCCACCAGGCCCCACCAGCGGCCGGTACAAGAGCCTGCGCGGCGGATCATGGAGAAGCAATCCGATCATGCTCCGCACCGCCACACGCAGCGGGGCGCCTATGGATCAACGTTCCCCGGCAATCGGCTTCCGCTGCGCACAATCGCCCGGCAACAAGGCGCCTTAA
- a CDS encoding MBL fold metallo-hydrolase, whose product MTPTLIRKTFSVPPLGCNCSIIGDPVTKQAIVVDPGGAHERILREVQQLGLTVTHILHTHAHFDHFLASGEMKKATGAAICLHQDDLELWKNLEMQCQMFGVAYVPVPLPDYWIKDEEKLLVGQMSAVAIHTPGHTPGSMSFHFPNDNMVVAGDTLFRGSIGRTDLWGGDFDTIERSIRERLYSLHDATTVVTGHGPETEIGVEKESNQFFRI is encoded by the coding sequence ATGACTCCGACCCTGATTCGAAAAACATTTTCTGTCCCGCCCCTCGGCTGCAATTGCTCGATCATCGGCGATCCGGTGACGAAGCAGGCGATCGTCGTCGATCCCGGCGGCGCGCATGAACGAATCTTGCGCGAGGTGCAGCAGCTTGGCTTGACGGTCACGCATATTCTCCATACCCATGCCCATTTCGACCATTTTCTCGCGTCCGGAGAAATGAAGAAGGCGACCGGGGCGGCGATCTGCCTGCATCAGGACGATCTTGAGCTCTGGAAGAATCTTGAAATGCAATGTCAGATGTTCGGCGTGGCCTACGTGCCGGTTCCGCTGCCGGATTACTGGATCAAGGATGAGGAGAAGCTGTTGGTCGGCCAGATGTCTGCGGTCGCCATCCATACGCCAGGCCACACTCCCGGCTCCATGAGCTTTCATTTCCCGAACGACAACATGGTTGTCGCTGGCGACACGCTCTTCCGCGGCAGCATCGGGCGGACCGATCTCTGGGGCGGGGACTTCGATACGATTGAGCGGTCGATTCGCGAGCGGCTCTACTCACTTCATGATGCGACGACGGTGGTGACGGGGCATGGCCCTGAGACTGAAATCGGAGTGGAGAAGGAGTCGAATCAGTTCTTCAGGATTTAG